The Candidatus Binataceae bacterium genome contains the following window.
TGTTGCCGAAAGAAGTGTAACGATAATCGACATCAGCGCGAATGGTACAAGCGTCACGGGAAGTCCGCGGTGTATCTGCGTTTACGTAGGACGCCGCGGTTGGAGGGTCGTTAAGAGCAGGAAGACAAAGATGGTCATGTCGGGAAAGCAATCGACTATCGATGAGATTAGCCTCGGGGAAGGTTGGCGAAAACTAGTATTTCGGAAGAGCGCCTTGCTGGCTGAGTGTGTTCTTTAGACGCTAGGATACCGAGACGGAGTGATGCGAGTGAACAAGAATTACGAAAGAACGGGTGAGACTAGGAGAATTTATGAGTGTTTTTCGAAGAGGGCGCATCTACTGGTACAAATTTAAGTACCGCGGAATTATCATTAGAGAATCGGCTCACTCTCCGAGCAAAAACCTAGCGCGAGAATTGGAACGTGCGCGGCACCGCGAGATCGAGAGAACCGGAGTTGTAAAGAAGGAACCATTGCCGCCGTTCCCGATTGCCGCAAAGGCATGGCTCGATAAGCGTGTCGGGCTCGCGCCTGGGACGGTGGAGCGCTACGCGCATCACGTCAAGACATTATCAGCCGAGTTCCGCAACAAGCTGGTGAGCGATTTGCATGTCACTGATGTCGAGGCGCTCCGCCAGAAACGCCGGAAAGACGGATTGAAGCCCCGAAGCATCAACTATGAGGTTGGGACGCTGGCCCAGATTCTCAAGAGCTTCGGTTGCTGGGCGTCTATCGGGGAACGCATACGCGGGCTCCGCGAGTCGCGTGACATTGGCAAGGCAGTCTCACTGAAGGACGAACGCGTGCTTCTCGCCGCCATCGGTCAGAACGATAGCCCCGCGTTGTTGCCCCTATTCACGCTGACGATCGATACCGGATTGAGAGCTGCCGAAGCCCGCTCGCTTCGCTGGCGCGATCTTGAACTGAGTCCACAGGATGGCTCCATCACGTCGGGCCGCCTGATTGTTCCCAAGAGCAAGACCGTCGCGGGCAAGGGTCGGACGATTCCACTAACCAAGAGAGTGTGCGCTATCCTGAGTCTCTGGCGAGCTCGTTTTGCCGACGCCACGGCGGACAGTTTCGTTTTCCCGAAGCATAGGGTAGCTTGCCGGGTCGGGGGACTTGAGCACCATGTTTACGGCGTCGATTTGAACGCTTCTATCGGTTCTTGGCGACGCAGTTGGCGGTCAGTGAACACCAAGGCTCAGACGAACTATCGATGGCACGATCTGCGACATACATTCGTCTCACGGTTGGCCGAGAATCCTAACGTGTCGGAGCAAACGATCATGTCGCTCGCGGGGCACGTCTCAAAGCAGATGCTCGCCCGATACTCTCACATCCGCCAGGCCGCGAAAGCAGATGCGATCGCCGCGCTTGAAAGCCATACGGAAGCTCTCTCGCAGCCCGAAATTACCCCAGAGGGGGCACAATTGTGGGCACAGTCCGCAGCGGAGCACTTGAACTAACGACAAAAATCGTAGCAGATTCAAGGCAAGCCCCCTTAGCTCAGATGGATAGAGCACAGGATTCCTAATCCTGGGGCCGTGGGTTCGAATCCCGCAGGGGGCACCAGTTTTTCCCGCCTTTTCTTAGGAAGCGTGAAGAATTTACGCGGCGCATGGACGGCGAAAGCCTCGTTTGCGACGGGATTTTTCACTGGCCTCGTCGTTGCTGAGATGCGGAGTTCGCATGAGAGACTCCAAATCCACCGGTCGTTCCGTATCCGCCATGACCGAAACGCCAGCAGCGACTTATCGCGTGCAATTGAATGCTCAATTCGGGTTCGATTCAGCGGCCGAGCTTGCCCCTTATCTGCAAGAACTGGGAGTCGATCATCTGTATAGCTCGCCCTATCTGCAGGCCGCGAGCGGCAGCTCTCATGGATACGACGTTGTCGATCACTCGCGCGTCAACCAGGAACTCGGTGGTCAAGTGGCGTACGATCGACTCTGCCGCGAGTTGGCCAACCATCACCTGCGACAGTTGATCGATATCGTTCCCAATCATATGGCGATTACCGGGCGCGAAAATCCCTGGTGGTGGGATGTTCTTCAGAATGGCCCGTCGAGTCCCTATGCATCGTATTTCGACGTCGATTGGGAGCCGCCGGAGCGACGTCTGCACAACATGGTTTTGATGCCAGTGCTCGAGGACCAGTACGGCGTACTCCTGCGCGACGGAAAAATAAAACTCGCGCGCGAAGGTGCCGAGTTCATCGTGGCGGTCGGCGACCGTGCCTTCCCCGTCGTTGCGGGCTCGTTACGACTGATGCTGGCGGTGGCCGCTCAGATTCACCAGAACGACATGCTCACTTATCTTGCCGACGCATTTGGGCGTTCGCCCTCGCCGGCATCCGCCGACCGCATCGAGATCGCACGCTTCTCGCGGGAACGGCGCCTATTGGGGTCGCTCCTCGCCAGGCTAATCGATGAGGACCCCGCCTCGGCCAACGCAATCGATCGCGCAATCGATCAGATCAACGAGGATCGGACGCTGCTCCATCAGCTCCTCGAGGCGCAGAATTATCGGCTTGCGCATTGGCGGATGGCGGCGCGCGATCTGGGCTATCGAAGATTCTTCGATATCACTACCCTCGTTGGGCTGCGAATGGAGAATGTCGAAGTTTTCGAGAAAACTCATTCGCTAATATTGCAATGGGTTGGCGAAGGACGAGTCTCTGGCCTGCGGGTCGACCATCCCGACGGTCTTCGCGATCCGCAAGGATATTTTCAGCGGCTGCGCGCAGCGTGCCCGAACGCCTGGATCGTGGCTGAGAAGATCCTCTCGGACGGTGAGCGCCTGCGTGAGTCGTGGCCGATCGACGGAACTACCGGATATGATTTCCTGAACGTGGTCGGGCGATTGTTAATGGATTCTTCCGGGCGAGAGCCTCTCACGGAATTTTATCGCGAATTCACCGGTGAGAAGCACGACTATAGTTCACTGGTACGCGCGCGCAAACAATTTGCTATGCGGGGTTCGCTCGGTAGTGATATCAATCGTTTAACCGCGCAGTTCCTAGATGTTTGCGAAAGCGATGTAATGCATCGTGACTATTCACGTCACGAAGTGCATGAAGTGCTTCGAGCCGCGCTCGCCTGCCTGAATATATATCGGACATATGCGCGCGAGACGGGTGAGATATCCGCCGAGGACGTGCGTCACATCGACGCGGCAATCGCCGAAGCAAAGGCCTACCGCGGTGATCTCGACCCGCGCTTGTTTGACTTCCTCGGCGATGTGCTGAAGCTTCGCGTTGAAAAACGCACGGCGGTGGAACTTGCAACGCGTTTTCAGCAAGTCTCCGCCGCGGTAATGGCCAAGGGTCTCGAGGATACCGTCTTTTACAACTACAATCGTATGATCGCGCTCAACGAGGTTGGCGGCGATCCCGCCACTTTCAGCGCGCCACCGCGATCGTTCTATCGCTGGTGTCGCGAGACTCAGAAGAAGTGGCCACGCACGATGCTGGCGACCTCGACCCACGACACCAAACGCAGCGAGGATGTTCGCGCGCGTTTGTTCGTGCTCTCGGAAATACCTGTCATGTGGGCTGACGTCGTCAGGCGCTGGTCGACTATGAATCGCGAGCGTCGCGAGAGTGGAACTGATCTGCTCGATCGAAACTTCGAGTATCACCTTTATCAGGCGCTCGTTGGTGCATGGCCGATCCAGAAAGAGCGGCTTTGGCAGTACGCCGAAAAAGCGATGCGCGAAGGCAAGGTTTATACATCGTGGACAGATCCGAATCGCGACTATGAACAGTCCGTCCGCCATTTCATCGACGGACTTTATGATAATTCGCAGTTTATCCGTTCTCTCGATGATTTTGTCTCAGGCATCATCGAACCGGGGCGGGTCAATTCCCTTGTCCAGACGCTGATCAAATTAACCGCGCCCGGTGTTCCTGACTTCTATCAGGGCTGCGAGCTCTGGGATCTGTCGCTCGTTGATCCGGACAATCGCCGCGCCGTTGATTTCGCGCGCCGTCGCTTACTGCTCCGCCAACTGCTCAATGCCTCAGCAGAACAGGTGATGGAACGTGCTGCGGACGGTTCGCCCAAGCTCTGGCTAATCCATAAAGCGTTGAAGCTTAGACAGTCTCATCCTGAATGGTTTGGAAAAGAAGCTGATATCACTCCGCTCCGTGTGGCTGGACGAAAGTCGGATCATGTCATCGCATATTCACGCGGAGATTCAGTTCTCGCCATCGCGCCGAGACTTACCGTTAAGCTCGGTGGAGATTGGCGCGATACTACCGTCGAACTGCCTGCGGGCGAATGGTTCGACAGTCTCGGCGGTGGAAGGATTGAAGGGGGGACGGTCCGCATCGAAGGTCTCCTGCGTCGTTTCCCAGTGGCGTTGTTGTCGCGAGAGGGCGGCGCAAGGTGAAACAACGCCGCGTGTGGGCGCCCTTCGCCCGTACAGTCGAAGTATCAGCCGGAAATCATCGCTTCACGATGAAGGCGGACGACGACGGCTGGTGGGAGACCGAGCTTGATGACAATGCAGCAGAATCTGACTATGCCTTCAGAATCGATGGCAGCGAACCGTTGCCGGATCCGCGCTCGCCTTGGCAGCCGTCAGGCGTTTTCGCTCCTTCGCGGCCCATCGATCATGCAAAGTTTCACTGGAGTGACGATTGCTGGAATCAGCCGCCGCTGGGCATCATTTACGAATGCCACGTCGGTACATTCACCGCCGAGGGCACGTTCGACGCCACCGCCAACAAGCTTGAGTATCTCAGAGATCTGGGCATTACTCATCTCGAGTTGATGCCGGTGGCTGAGTTTCCGGGCAAGCACGGCTGGGGTTATGACGGGGTCGATCTCTACGCACCGCATCATGCCTATGGCGGACCGGATGGCTTGAAGCGCCTGGTCGACCGATGCCATCGTATCGGACTCGGGGTAATTCTCGACGTCGTATATAACCATCTGGGGCCGAGTGGTAATTTCCTTCAACGATTCGGTCCGTACTTGACCGATCGCTATCGCACGCCCTGGGGCAACGCTATCAATCTCGATGGTGAATACAGTCACGAGGTCAGACGGTTTCTTTGCGACAATGCGTTGATGTGGTTGCGCGATTATCACATCGATGGTCTAAGGCTCGATGCTGTCCATGCCATTTTCGATTCGTCAGCCATACACTTTCTCAAGCAGCTGGCCAGCGAAGTTCGAGTGCTATCGGCCCAATTGCGCAGGCATTTCGTGCTGACCGCGGAGAGTGAACTTAACAATCCTCGTCTGGTAATTCCTCCCGAGGCGGGGGGGTATGGACTCGATGCTCAGTGGAGTGACGACTTTCATCACGCTATTCACGGTTGCTTAACCGGGGAAACGTCCGGCTATTACGCGGACTTCGGTTCACTTAGCCAGCTCGCGAAGGCATTACACAACCCTTACGTCTACGATGGGACATTCTCAAAGTTCAGAAAGCGGCATCACGGCAGACCCGCCCGGGACCTGCCGGCAAACCGCTTCGTGGTATGCACTCAGAATCACGATCAGGTGGGCAATCGCGCGAAAGGCGATCGCCTGGTCCATTTAGTGTCGGTCGCCCAGCTAAAGATCGCGGCGGCGCTCCTGATGTGCTCGCCATTTGTACCATTGATATTTCAAGGAGAAGAATGGGCTGCCTCGAGCCCGTTTCTGTACTTCGAAAACCACGAAGACTCCGACCTGGTCGCTGCGATTCGCGAAGGCCGGCGCAAAGAGTTCGCTCATTTCTTCAAAAGCGTCAACGATGTCCCCGATCCCCATGCGCCCCAGACATTCATCGCTTCGAAGCTCAAATGGAATGAGCGCCAATCCAGCGGTCATGCTGATATATATGGATGGTACCGTGACTTAATCGCACTAAGGCGCACGAATCCAGATTTGTCAGATCCACGCTTAGACAACACGGATGTTAACTTCGATGATGAAAGGCAGTGGCTGACGATGCGTCGTGGTTCGACAATGCTCCTTTGTAACTTCAGCGACTCGCGACGCCGGGTGTTTGCGGCCGGTATCAAGCACGCACAACTTCTTCTCGCTTCGAACAAGGCAATCGACATCGGCGCAGCGGCTGCTGAAGTGCCCCCGATTGCGGTTGCGGTTGTTTCCCTCGATCGAAGACGCGCCCCGATCTAGTCAGGAGGAAGATGCTCCCAGTCCTTGCCCACGAGGTGAGACCGAACGTCGGCAATATATTTGAGAGCGCCAGGGTCGTACCAACTTCCGGAGAACCAATCCCCCATGCATCCCCAAAGCATCTGGTCGGTATTGCCATTCGGATATGTTGGATAACCAGGTGGCGGCAACCGTCGAGGTAAGTAGTTGATATCGCCGTTCATGCACGCCCGCTGATAAGCGAGTCGAAAGTCTACGTTAAATGCTGTGCTGTCTTTGCTTAACGGAAAGCCTCCGAAACTGCTATACTTCATCTGCATAATTCCGTAGCTCTGCATGCAGGAAGTTCCGTTCCACGCACCATTGAAGCCCACACCGGGCGGGCACAGAGCTGAATTAGAGGACTGGTCTCCAGTGCCGTATTGTCGCCAATGTGTTTCGGACACCGCTTCGGCTCGAACGACATTTTCGTCTATGCCCCACTTACATGCGCCCCAACGGAGTATTTGGTCTGTGGTTCCAGTGAAATTACCGTCGACCCTTAGGAAGTCGCTCGGTGGAACAAACGTTCCCTTGACTGGATAGGAATGAAACTTCGCTAACTCTTGGGGTGTCGGGATTGTGTGATTCGCTGTTTCATTCCGAGGCCGGACCTCAACTGATACGTGCTGCACGCTGAGAACCTCGGCAGCGCACTCATTACCGCTCGGTAATTGGGCATGCGGAGGCATGGTCGCAAAGTATCCGGCGCTGCCTTCTTGGGCACCGGCGAGCGATCCGCTCAGTACAGTGCTGACGATGAGCATGAGCAGTAATTGCCTTGTAGTGATTGCGGCCATCAACATTCACTCGGATGGGACAAAAACGGCGACAGCTCGGGGCATCGTCGCACGATGGCGCGCGGCTGCCGCTCGCTCATTTGATGCGATAACCAATCGGTAACGTTCTCCTAATACCCATAAGAGTCCAAAAAAGAAGCCGACAATGCCTATCGCATCATCAGCCATGACTTCGCTCATGTTATGAACCAGGATGGGAACGAGCAGGAAGAAGAAGAGACGCTTTATCTGCCATCGGTCCTCGCTCCGACTAAACGTAAAGACCCACGGAGCTAACATAATGTAAAGCCAGAAGAGCGTGACCGGAATACCGACGCCAATCGCATGCGAGAGGTATCCGTTGTGCACCGACACATGCGGACCCTGATCCCACGGCCCCCACCATAAAGGAAAGTAAGGATTATCGAAAATGGCTCCGCCGACCTCGTATCCGAAACCCAAGATTGGATGGCTGGCTATTTGTTTCACCACGAAAGCCCACATCTCAGTGCGACCGGTCAGCGTGGTGATGTCACCACGACTCGTATACGCGCTGAAATCGTGACCTGTCGCAACCAGTAGCGCACAAGTCGCTGTGACGAGGGCGCCCATCGCGAGAAGGCCGCGTAGCCCATGGCGCCAGACGACGAACAGCGCAGTTCCGATCGCTAGTGCCACAAACGGCGATCGCGAATCCGCCAGCACACCGCACAGAGCGGCGCAAGCGATGACGACCGCGATAAGAGCCTTCTCCGAGGATTTCACACGGTCCCAGCGCGTTAGGCCCACTCCGATGGTCACAAGCATTAAGGCGCCCACATCATTGGGGCCGCTGAAGATCGATTGGAAGCGTTCAATGCCGTCAACGGACACGCCCATGCTGTGCATTTGTTTGATAACGCTGGGCTCAAGACTGGCTTCGGGGCTGACCCAGGAAAGCGAGTGGGGTAGAACCAGCGACACCATCATGAGCGCGGTTATAATGGTGCAGCCCAAAAAGAGGTGAGCGAGGATGCGATCGATATCGTCCTTTCCGTTAACTTCTGAGGCTACGGCGATTAGCGCCAATATCACCACTGCCGATTCATATAAACGCGCCAAAGAATACGCGGGTGCGATTGAATAACAGACAGAAAATGCGGCGAAACCAATATAGTAAATATAAAGGCGATAACCTCCGCGCCGAATCAGTCCCGATCTAAAAGCCGCAGGCAGTAAGGGTACACAAAAGATTGTGAGCAGACCGTAATGAATGGGAGCGCGCACTGCGTCGTCGAAGAAGGACACGGAGATGATCGCAAATGTCATCCATATCGGCAGGACAACCCACTCGCGATGTTCGGTTGTAAACACCACTGCCTTCCACAGCGCGACGAGCACCGCGACTCCCAACAGTCCTGCGGCTGGCAGATATAGTCTACAAAACAAGAGCGGAAAGACGACCGCGATCAGCAAGAATGCCGCAGCCGTTGCGAATACGGCGGTCCTCTGCGGTTGCTTGCGCCGGAGGTCTATAAAAATGGCTTGATCAGATTTGTTCATAGTTGGAACAAGATGAAGTTGAAAGCACGAGTCCGTTCACAACCAGCAATTAGGGTGCCGCGCACTTTAGCGTGCATTCAGTGCATCCAATCGCAGATCAGAACTGAAAGCCGCTGAATCCTTGGCGTCGGCGACAATCGAGAGAAAAATTTTCAAACTGAATGGCTGTGGAAAGAGCCACGCTACACCCGCAAGTCGAGATCAGATGCGGACTGGTGTCATCGCCACGATCGGTAAAAATCGCCACGCCGCTTTGTAGTTCCTTCCCACTCCTCGATTTTTGTCTCGCGAAAGTCTTTTGAAATCGAGATTCCCGCAATGGCATGGAGGTTGCGCTAGTCGAGCGTGCAACAACGGCTAAGTACTCGTGTGTTCGGAAACTTCTCGCGGGAGCCATTCATGCAAAGCTGGTGCGGCCTCGTTTCTATGAAGACTT
Protein-coding sequences here:
- a CDS encoding site-specific integrase — encoded protein: MSVFRRGRIYWYKFKYRGIIIRESAHSPSKNLARELERARHREIERTGVVKKEPLPPFPIAAKAWLDKRVGLAPGTVERYAHHVKTLSAEFRNKLVSDLHVTDVEALRQKRRKDGLKPRSINYEVGTLAQILKSFGCWASIGERIRGLRESRDIGKAVSLKDERVLLAAIGQNDSPALLPLFTLTIDTGLRAAEARSLRWRDLELSPQDGSITSGRLIVPKSKTVAGKGRTIPLTKRVCAILSLWRARFADATADSFVFPKHRVACRVGGLEHHVYGVDLNASIGSWRRSWRSVNTKAQTNYRWHDLRHTFVSRLAENPNVSEQTIMSLAGHVSKQMLARYSHIRQAAKADAIAALESHTEALSQPEITPEGAQLWAQSAAEHLN
- the treY gene encoding malto-oligosyltrehalose synthase, encoding MTETPAATYRVQLNAQFGFDSAAELAPYLQELGVDHLYSSPYLQAASGSSHGYDVVDHSRVNQELGGQVAYDRLCRELANHHLRQLIDIVPNHMAITGRENPWWWDVLQNGPSSPYASYFDVDWEPPERRLHNMVLMPVLEDQYGVLLRDGKIKLAREGAEFIVAVGDRAFPVVAGSLRLMLAVAAQIHQNDMLTYLADAFGRSPSPASADRIEIARFSRERRLLGSLLARLIDEDPASANAIDRAIDQINEDRTLLHQLLEAQNYRLAHWRMAARDLGYRRFFDITTLVGLRMENVEVFEKTHSLILQWVGEGRVSGLRVDHPDGLRDPQGYFQRLRAACPNAWIVAEKILSDGERLRESWPIDGTTGYDFLNVVGRLLMDSSGREPLTEFYREFTGEKHDYSSLVRARKQFAMRGSLGSDINRLTAQFLDVCESDVMHRDYSRHEVHEVLRAALACLNIYRTYARETGEISAEDVRHIDAAIAEAKAYRGDLDPRLFDFLGDVLKLRVEKRTAVELATRFQQVSAAVMAKGLEDTVFYNYNRMIALNEVGGDPATFSAPPRSFYRWCRETQKKWPRTMLATSTHDTKRSEDVRARLFVLSEIPVMWADVVRRWSTMNRERRESGTDLLDRNFEYHLYQALVGAWPIQKERLWQYAEKAMREGKVYTSWTDPNRDYEQSVRHFIDGLYDNSQFIRSLDDFVSGIIEPGRVNSLVQTLIKLTAPGVPDFYQGCELWDLSLVDPDNRRAVDFARRRLLLRQLLNASAEQVMERAADGSPKLWLIHKALKLRQSHPEWFGKEADITPLRVAGRKSDHVIAYSRGDSVLAIAPRLTVKLGGDWRDTTVELPAGEWFDSLGGGRIEGGTVRIEGLLRRFPVALLSREGGAR
- the treZ gene encoding malto-oligosyltrehalose trehalohydrolase, with the protein product MKQRRVWAPFARTVEVSAGNHRFTMKADDDGWWETELDDNAAESDYAFRIDGSEPLPDPRSPWQPSGVFAPSRPIDHAKFHWSDDCWNQPPLGIIYECHVGTFTAEGTFDATANKLEYLRDLGITHLELMPVAEFPGKHGWGYDGVDLYAPHHAYGGPDGLKRLVDRCHRIGLGVILDVVYNHLGPSGNFLQRFGPYLTDRYRTPWGNAINLDGEYSHEVRRFLCDNALMWLRDYHIDGLRLDAVHAIFDSSAIHFLKQLASEVRVLSAQLRRHFVLTAESELNNPRLVIPPEAGGYGLDAQWSDDFHHAIHGCLTGETSGYYADFGSLSQLAKALHNPYVYDGTFSKFRKRHHGRPARDLPANRFVVCTQNHDQVGNRAKGDRLVHLVSVAQLKIAAALLMCSPFVPLIFQGEEWAASSPFLYFENHEDSDLVAAIREGRRKEFAHFFKSVNDVPDPHAPQTFIASKLKWNERQSSGHADIYGWYRDLIALRRTNPDLSDPRLDNTDVNFDDERQWLTMRRGSTMLLCNFSDSRRRVFAAGIKHAQLLLASNKAIDIGAAAAEVPPIAVAVVSLDRRRAPI
- a CDS encoding O-antigen ligase family protein; amino-acid sequence: MNKSDQAIFIDLRRKQPQRTAVFATAAAFLLIAVVFPLLFCRLYLPAAGLLGVAVLVALWKAVVFTTEHREWVVLPIWMTFAIISVSFFDDAVRAPIHYGLLTIFCVPLLPAAFRSGLIRRGGYRLYIYYIGFAAFSVCYSIAPAYSLARLYESAVVILALIAVASEVNGKDDIDRILAHLFLGCTIITALMMVSLVLPHSLSWVSPEASLEPSVIKQMHSMGVSVDGIERFQSIFSGPNDVGALMLVTIGVGLTRWDRVKSSEKALIAVVIACAALCGVLADSRSPFVALAIGTALFVVWRHGLRGLLAMGALVTATCALLVATGHDFSAYTSRGDITTLTGRTEMWAFVVKQIASHPILGFGYEVGGAIFDNPYFPLWWGPWDQGPHVSVHNGYLSHAIGVGIPVTLFWLYIMLAPWVFTFSRSEDRWQIKRLFFFLLVPILVHNMSEVMADDAIGIVGFFFGLLWVLGERYRLVIASNERAAAARHRATMPRAVAVFVPSE